A window of Sutcliffiella cohnii contains these coding sequences:
- a CDS encoding leucyl aminopeptidase, producing MFHVQNTIDFTEKQSALVVGLFEKNKKLEGLLGELNESLNGQLTELLKEGDISSKFKGIAKIHTFGQTSFKRLFIVGLGKEDELTFTSLREALGKVSKELQVAKLTDVVVAVDSFVTENVDVLDVSHAFGEALPLATYKFDGYKKKSNEPERKIEDVTLVTENDLEEVKTSVTVGYYYGVGTNSARTLVNLPGNMLTATDMANYADELAKKYEFEIEILEKEDMEKLGMGALLAVNKGSVEPPKMIVMKYQGKDEWNDVIGLVGKGITFDTGGYSIKPKDGIVGMKSDMGGAASVLGAMEVIGELRPEQNVLAVIATTDNMISGEAFKPDDVITSMSGKTIEVLNTDAEGRLVLADAITYAKHHGANYLVDVATLTGGVIVALGMKTTGAMANNEALFEQVLEASYEAGEQMWRLPLFESEVKRVRNSKVADLNNSPGRDGHAILAAAFIGEFAEDTPWVHLDIAGTATTSSSHDLGPAGATGVMVRTLVTFVERFETK from the coding sequence ATGTTTCATGTTCAAAATACGATCGATTTTACAGAAAAGCAGTCAGCATTAGTAGTTGGTTTGTTTGAAAAAAATAAAAAGCTAGAAGGTCTGCTAGGAGAATTAAATGAGTCACTTAATGGACAGTTAACGGAGCTTTTAAAAGAAGGGGATATTTCTTCAAAATTTAAGGGGATTGCAAAAATACATACATTTGGGCAAACTTCTTTTAAACGTTTATTTATTGTTGGTTTAGGTAAAGAAGACGAGCTAACATTTACAAGTTTAAGGGAAGCGTTAGGAAAGGTGAGTAAAGAGCTTCAAGTTGCAAAGTTAACCGATGTAGTAGTGGCAGTTGATTCATTTGTAACAGAAAATGTAGATGTATTGGACGTGTCACATGCTTTTGGGGAAGCGTTACCACTCGCTACATATAAATTTGACGGCTATAAGAAAAAATCAAACGAGCCTGAAAGAAAAATAGAAGACGTAACACTTGTAACGGAAAATGATTTAGAAGAAGTAAAAACAAGTGTCACTGTAGGTTATTACTATGGTGTAGGAACCAACTCTGCTAGAACGCTAGTAAATTTACCAGGTAATATGTTAACTGCAACAGATATGGCAAATTATGCTGACGAGTTAGCTAAGAAATATGAATTTGAAATTGAAATTCTTGAAAAAGAAGATATGGAAAAGTTAGGAATGGGTGCATTACTAGCGGTTAATAAAGGGTCTGTAGAACCACCGAAAATGATTGTCATGAAATACCAAGGTAAGGATGAATGGAATGATGTAATCGGACTTGTAGGAAAAGGTATTACGTTTGATACAGGTGGATATTCGATAAAGCCAAAAGACGGAATTGTTGGCATGAAATCGGATATGGGTGGAGCAGCTTCTGTTTTAGGCGCGATGGAAGTTATCGGCGAATTGAGGCCTGAGCAAAATGTGTTAGCAGTTATTGCAACGACCGATAATATGATTAGTGGTGAAGCATTTAAACCAGATGACGTTATTACATCCATGAGTGGTAAAACAATTGAAGTGTTAAACACAGACGCGGAAGGTAGATTAGTATTAGCAGATGCCATTACGTACGCGAAACATCACGGTGCCAACTATTTAGTAGATGTCGCAACGTTAACTGGTGGAGTCATAGTAGCACTAGGTATGAAGACGACGGGAGCAATGGCAAATAACGAAGCATTGTTTGAACAAGTTTTAGAAGCCTCCTATGAAGCGGGCGAACAAATGTGGAGATTGCCATTATTTGAATCAGAAGTAAAACGAGTACGTAATAGTAAAGTGGCAGACTTAAACAATTCACCTGGTCGTGATGGACATGCCATTTTAGCAGCAGCGTTTATAGGAGAGTTTGCAGAAGATACTCCTTGGGTTCATTTAGATATAGCAGGTACAGCGACTACTTCATCCTCACATGATTTAGGACCTGCAGGAGCGACAGGTGTGATGGTTCGCACATTAGTAACGTTCGTTGAGCGATTTGAAACAAAATAA
- a CDS encoding DUF309 domain-containing protein: MHLYPDEYYEFFIKFNEGDYYTCHDLLEEIWLTEKDNLFLKGLLQMTVAIYHYEYGNVKGARSMMRAGHTYIQKYRPKHWGLNLEIVNEFIEQSLNIIPNDIDRIPFEDISTLPQLPQLILYLQED; this comes from the coding sequence ATGCATTTATATCCAGATGAGTATTATGAGTTTTTTATTAAATTTAACGAAGGAGACTATTATACTTGTCACGATTTATTAGAAGAAATATGGTTAACGGAAAAAGACAATTTGTTTTTAAAGGGCTTGCTTCAAATGACGGTGGCTATTTACCATTACGAATATGGAAATGTAAAAGGTGCACGATCGATGATGAGAGCAGGACACACTTATATACAAAAATATCGCCCAAAACATTGGGGGTTAAACCTAGAAATAGTAAATGAGTTTATAGAACAAAGTTTAAACATTATACCAAACGATATAGACCGTATTCCATTTGAGGACATTTCAACGTTACCACAGCTTCCCCAACTTATTTTATATTTACAAGAAGATTAG
- a CDS encoding divergent PAP2 family protein yields MDLFTNFPLWAALAAIGFAQFVKVPIQFIATRKIDWSLLTSTGGMPSSHSAAVTAVATGVALETGLGSPIFAVATVFAIIVMFDATGIRRHAGEQATVLNKLVIDFNRFMEEAKSWQKMNEQEKQKELKELLGHQPIEVFFGGITGILLTLLLHYIFHVL; encoded by the coding sequence ATGGACTTATTTACTAATTTTCCGTTATGGGCTGCATTAGCTGCTATTGGCTTTGCACAATTTGTAAAAGTACCGATTCAATTTATTGCAACGAGGAAAATAGATTGGTCACTCCTTACCTCTACAGGTGGAATGCCTAGCTCACACTCGGCTGCTGTTACCGCTGTTGCTACAGGAGTTGCGTTAGAAACAGGTTTAGGCTCCCCTATTTTTGCAGTTGCTACCGTATTTGCCATTATCGTAATGTTTGATGCAACTGGTATTCGCCGTCACGCAGGAGAACAGGCAACTGTCCTTAATAAGTTAGTCATTGATTTCAACAGGTTTATGGAAGAGGCTAAATCTTGGCAAAAAATGAATGAACAAGAAAAGCAAAAAGAATTGAAAGAGCTTTTAGGTCATCAACCTATTGAAGTGTTCTTTGGAGGAATTACTGGGATTTTATTAACGCTATTATTGCATTACATATTCCACGTACTGTAA
- a CDS encoding cobalamin-binding protein, translating into MRIISLCPSNTELVHYLGLTKYLVGVDDFSDWPKSIKALPKLGPDLNINIDLVESLKPDLVLASLSVPGMEKNIEQLEKRHLPFVTYNPQSLQDIKEDLIHLGTETGHEEKAHELAEIFNNIINSYKEISSSIENKPGIYWEWWPKPVFTPGRVNWLTEISELAGGRNIFADQNVANYQTDWVDVKNRNPDHICLIWVGVKESKMNKKAIQKRPGWNDLSALKENNVHILEESLFCRPSPRLLIGLQKLAALLHSSKYPIYSEASDPLLQPKKS; encoded by the coding sequence ATGAGAATCATTTCTCTTTGCCCTAGTAACACAGAACTCGTTCACTACTTAGGATTAACAAAATACTTAGTTGGGGTAGATGATTTTTCAGACTGGCCAAAAAGTATAAAGGCTTTACCTAAGCTTGGGCCAGACTTAAATATTAATATCGACCTCGTTGAAAGTCTTAAGCCTGACTTAGTACTTGCTTCTTTAAGTGTACCAGGCATGGAAAAAAACATTGAACAATTAGAAAAGCGACATTTACCATTTGTTACATATAACCCTCAATCCCTTCAAGATATTAAAGAGGATTTAATTCATCTAGGAACGGAAACAGGACATGAAGAAAAAGCACATGAACTAGCTGAAATATTCAACAACATCATAAACTCATATAAGGAAATTTCAAGCTCTATTGAAAATAAACCGGGCATCTATTGGGAATGGTGGCCAAAACCAGTGTTTACTCCCGGTAGAGTGAATTGGCTAACAGAAATTAGTGAGCTAGCTGGGGGAAGGAATATCTTTGCCGATCAAAACGTCGCAAACTACCAAACTGATTGGGTGGACGTAAAAAATCGTAATCCAGACCATATTTGTCTAATTTGGGTTGGGGTTAAAGAAAGTAAAATGAATAAGAAGGCAATTCAAAAACGCCCAGGTTGGAATGATTTGAGTGCCTTAAAAGAAAACAACGTACACATATTAGAAGAAAGCTTGTTTTGTCGTCCATCCCCTCGACTTTTAATAGGACTTCAAAAACTAGCAGCTTTATTGCATTCTTCCAAGTATCCAATATACTCAGAAGCGAGCGACCCTTTACTACAACCTAAAAAGTCCTAA
- a CDS encoding 3D domain-containing protein, translating to MKTAKIVGRRIITCILFFTALLVTFQSVSGVEAKTLHEWVVEKEWYGKQEKKTTSEDNFFKKVSLEWKNLNLFSAIETFVSSEEAVEAPLTLEEAIDWNQYEKHNVLATGYTAGYESTGKKPDHPQYGITFSGVKVRRDLYSTIAADPRVYPIGTILYIPGYGYGVVADTGGAIKGGKIDLYYDTVEEVFQEWGKKRTDVYVVKKGNGKLTEEDLRLLNEDESMQVFRQQFNEKKGS from the coding sequence ATGAAAACGGCAAAAATAGTTGGCCGAAGGATAATTACTTGTATTTTGTTCTTTACAGCTTTATTAGTAACCTTCCAATCTGTTTCTGGAGTAGAGGCTAAAACACTTCATGAATGGGTGGTCGAAAAAGAATGGTATGGGAAACAAGAGAAAAAGACAACATCTGAAGATAACTTCTTTAAGAAGGTTAGTTTAGAATGGAAAAATTTAAATTTATTTTCGGCAATTGAAACGTTTGTGAGTTCAGAGGAAGCGGTAGAAGCACCATTAACTTTAGAAGAAGCGATAGATTGGAATCAATATGAAAAACATAATGTATTAGCAACAGGATATACAGCAGGCTATGAATCAACGGGTAAAAAACCAGATCACCCTCAATATGGAATAACGTTTTCTGGTGTAAAAGTTAGACGTGATTTATATTCTACGATAGCAGCAGATCCGAGAGTGTATCCAATCGGAACAATTTTGTATATTCCTGGATATGGCTATGGTGTTGTTGCAGATACTGGTGGAGCAATAAAAGGCGGTAAAATTGACTTATACTATGATACTGTTGAAGAAGTATTCCAAGAGTGGGGTAAAAAAAGAACCGACGTATATGTCGTTAAAAAAGGAAATGGTAAACTTACAGAAGAAGATTTACGTCTCTTAAATGAAGACGAATCAATGCAAGTATTTAGACAGCAGTTTAACGAGAAAAAAGGTTCATAA
- a CDS encoding YuiB family protein has product MNIPILLISMLLFFVLFFGIGFLLNMLLRMSWIMAIIYPFVCIWIIGNPQVTLSDYFLSPISSLQILGGKLAILPFAEIIILLSGLFGAILSGVVIRMLRKNGYQMF; this is encoded by the coding sequence ATGAACATACCTATATTACTTATTTCTATGCTACTTTTCTTTGTATTGTTTTTCGGGATAGGCTTCCTTCTAAATATGTTATTAAGAATGTCATGGATTATGGCAATTATATATCCATTTGTATGTATATGGATTATTGGAAACCCGCAAGTTACATTGTCTGATTACTTTTTATCACCAATTTCCTCCTTACAAATTTTAGGTGGGAAGTTAGCGATTTTACCATTCGCTGAGATTATTATATTATTATCTGGACTATTTGGTGCTATTCTTTCTGGAGTTGTTATTCGCATGCTTCGTAAAAATGGATATCAAATGTTTTAA
- a CDS encoding YuiA family protein: protein MTVQLSVEKKECTYCSGKGYHQLLLGGSETCACCGGSGKK from the coding sequence ATGACAGTTCAACTTAGTGTAGAGAAGAAAGAATGTACCTATTGTTCAGGAAAAGGATATCATCAATTATTACTAGGCGGATCCGAAACATGTGCCTGCTGTGGCGGAAGTGGAAAGAAATAA
- a CDS encoding NUDIX domain-containing protein — MKRGNVWLGVAALVVDEEGRILVVKKQYGGLKGKWSLPAGFVDPTETIDEAVKREVLEETGIECEVDGVIGIRSGVIKDEISDNMIIFNCKPLHTNVTVEEKELMDASFLTVEALKNDPATSLLIHHFIDNRINYSLHMDETKDPGKQFGYTSYRLFF; from the coding sequence ATGAAGAGAGGAAATGTTTGGTTAGGAGTGGCAGCGCTCGTAGTGGATGAAGAGGGAAGAATACTTGTTGTAAAAAAACAATATGGCGGGTTAAAAGGGAAATGGTCCTTACCTGCTGGATTTGTCGACCCTACAGAGACTATAGATGAGGCTGTAAAACGTGAGGTTTTAGAAGAAACAGGAATTGAATGTGAAGTAGATGGAGTCATAGGGATACGTTCAGGCGTCATAAAGGATGAAATTAGTGATAATATGATTATTTTTAACTGTAAGCCACTACATACTAACGTAACAGTTGAAGAAAAAGAATTAATGGACGCTTCATTTCTGACTGTAGAAGCTTTAAAAAACGATCCCGCAACTTCTTTACTTATTCATCATTTTATTGATAACCGAATAAATTACTCACTGCATATGGATGAAACGAAAGATCCTGGAAAACAATTTGGCTATACTTCATATCGATTGTTTTTCTAA
- a CDS encoding NAD(P)/FAD-dependent oxidoreductase, protein MRKPKIVILGAGYGGLMTTVRLQKQLGVNEADITLVNKNNYHYESTWLHEASAGTLPADRTRYKVTDVIDKSKVHFLVDTVTSINREEKTVALSKGGELNYDYLVVSLGYEAETFGIKGLKEHAFSIANLNAARQIREHIEYQFATYNTEKDRRDDRLTIVVGGAGFTGIEFLGELANRAPELCQEFDVPQEKVRIICVEAAPTVLPGFDPELVEYAVNQLEKKGVEFKIGTAIKEATEEGIIVAKDDQVEEIKAGTVVWAAGVRGNHLVEDSGFENMRGRVKVDPYLRAPGHDDVFIVGDCSLIINEEINRPYPPTAQIAMQQGEICAKNLAVLVRGQGELEAFTPDLKGSVCSLGEDDAIGVVFGRKVWGSKASFMKKMVDNRALFMIGGPGLVMKKGKFNIL, encoded by the coding sequence TTGAGAAAGCCAAAAATCGTTATTTTAGGTGCCGGTTACGGTGGATTAATGACAACTGTTCGACTTCAAAAACAGCTTGGCGTTAATGAAGCAGATATTACGTTAGTAAACAAAAACAACTACCATTATGAGTCTACATGGCTTCATGAAGCGTCTGCTGGTACGTTACCTGCAGATCGTACACGTTACAAAGTAACAGATGTAATTGACAAGAGTAAAGTACATTTCCTTGTAGATACAGTTACTTCAATTAATCGTGAAGAAAAAACAGTAGCACTATCTAAAGGTGGAGAATTAAACTACGACTATTTAGTAGTCTCACTAGGTTACGAAGCTGAAACGTTCGGTATTAAAGGATTAAAAGAACATGCATTCTCTATTGCTAACTTAAACGCAGCGCGTCAAATTCGTGAGCATATTGAATATCAATTTGCTACGTATAATACTGAAAAAGATCGCCGTGATGATCGTTTAACGATTGTAGTTGGTGGAGCTGGTTTTACTGGTATTGAATTTTTAGGTGAATTAGCTAATCGTGCACCTGAGCTATGTCAAGAGTTTGATGTACCTCAAGAAAAGGTTCGTATCATCTGTGTAGAAGCGGCACCAACTGTTCTTCCAGGATTTGATCCAGAGCTAGTAGAGTACGCTGTAAACCAATTAGAGAAAAAAGGTGTAGAGTTCAAAATTGGTACGGCTATTAAAGAAGCAACAGAAGAAGGAATTATCGTTGCTAAAGATGACCAAGTGGAAGAAATTAAAGCTGGTACTGTAGTATGGGCTGCTGGTGTTCGTGGAAACCATTTAGTAGAAGACTCTGGCTTTGAAAACATGCGCGGTCGTGTAAAAGTAGATCCTTACTTACGTGCACCAGGGCATGATGATGTATTCATCGTTGGTGATTGCTCGTTAATCATTAATGAAGAAATTAATCGTCCATACCCTCCAACTGCACAAATTGCGATGCAACAAGGAGAAATTTGTGCGAAAAACTTAGCTGTTCTAGTACGTGGTCAAGGTGAATTAGAAGCATTTACTCCTGACTTAAAAGGTTCCGTATGTTCTCTAGGTGAAGACGATGCAATTGGTGTTGTATTCGGTCGCAAAGTATGGGGATCGAAAGCTTCTTTCATGAAGAAAATGGTTGATAACCGTGCTCTATTCATGATTGGTGGACCTGGACTAGTAATGAAAAAAGGTAAATTCAACATCCTATAA
- a CDS encoding NAD(P)/FAD-dependent oxidoreductase, producing the protein MKEDQKVYDITIIGGGPVGLFTAFYGGMRQATVKIIESLPQLGGQLSALYPEKYIYDIAGFPKVRAQELIDNLKEQMSKFEPTVALEQSVQSIEKMGDGTFKLTTNAETHYSKAIIITAGNGAFQPRRLELDEVRKYEGKNLHYFVDDMNKFAGKKVVVFGGGDSAVDWALMLEPIAEKVTLVHRRDKFRAHEHSVENLMNSKVEVKTPYVPSEVIGDDNGIQQVVLEKVKEESKEVLDVDAVIVNYGFVSSLGPIKDWGLTIEKNSIVVNSKMETNIPGIYAAGDICTYDGKVKLIASGFGEAPTAVNNAKAYIDPKAKVQPLHSTSLF; encoded by the coding sequence ATGAAAGAAGATCAAAAAGTGTATGACATTACGATTATTGGTGGTGGACCAGTCGGACTCTTTACTGCTTTTTACGGCGGTATGCGTCAGGCAACAGTTAAGATAATTGAAAGTTTACCACAACTAGGAGGACAGCTTTCTGCTTTATATCCTGAAAAATACATATATGATATTGCTGGTTTTCCGAAAGTGCGTGCACAAGAGTTAATTGATAACTTAAAGGAACAAATGTCTAAGTTTGAACCGACAGTAGCATTGGAACAATCTGTTCAATCAATTGAAAAAATGGGTGATGGTACATTTAAATTAACTACTAATGCCGAAACTCATTACTCTAAAGCAATTATCATTACTGCTGGTAACGGTGCTTTTCAACCGCGTCGCTTAGAGCTTGACGAAGTTAGAAAATACGAAGGGAAAAACCTTCATTACTTTGTCGATGATATGAATAAATTTGCAGGGAAAAAAGTTGTTGTATTTGGTGGAGGAGACTCAGCTGTTGACTGGGCTTTAATGCTAGAGCCGATTGCTGAAAAAGTAACATTAGTTCACCGTCGTGATAAGTTCCGTGCACATGAGCATAGTGTCGAAAATTTAATGAATTCTAAAGTTGAAGTAAAAACACCTTATGTACCTTCCGAAGTTATTGGAGATGACAACGGAATTCAACAAGTTGTCCTTGAGAAAGTAAAAGAAGAAAGTAAAGAAGTTTTAGATGTTGATGCTGTCATTGTCAATTACGGATTTGTTTCATCTCTTGGTCCTATTAAAGATTGGGGACTAACGATTGAGAAGAACTCTATCGTCGTTAACTCAAAAATGGAGACGAACATTCCTGGTATATACGCAGCAGGTGACATTTGCACATACGATGGGAAAGTTAAATTAATTGCTTCTGGTTTTGGAGAAGCTCCAACTGCCGTTAATAATGCAAAAGCATATATTGACCCGAAAGCGAAAGTTCAGCCTTTACACAGTACTAGTTTATTTTAA
- a CDS encoding HesB/IscA family protein yields MSEVLTLTEAAAFQVKDMMKEYGSDDVYLRVKVNGGGCSGLSYGMGFDEEKTDKDMELQQHGVRILIDEESAPILRDVKIDYKQSMMGGGFTIDNPNAIASCGCGSSFRTATVEGTPEEC; encoded by the coding sequence GTGAGCGAAGTATTAACTTTAACAGAGGCTGCTGCTTTTCAAGTAAAAGACATGATGAAAGAATACGGTAGTGATGATGTTTATTTACGTGTAAAAGTTAACGGTGGTGGCTGTAGTGGTTTATCATACGGGATGGGCTTTGATGAAGAAAAAACAGACAAAGATATGGAACTCCAACAACATGGAGTGAGAATATTAATAGACGAAGAAAGTGCGCCAATTTTACGCGATGTAAAAATTGATTATAAACAATCGATGATGGGCGGCGGCTTTACAATCGATAATCCAAACGCCATTGCATCATGTGGATGTGGATCATCGTTCCGAACGGCAACAGTAGAGGGAACACCAGAAGAATGTTAA
- the dapF gene encoding diaminopimelate epimerase gives MQAIPFTKMHGLGNNYIYVDMFKENLKEEELSDIAIAVSSIYTGIGSDGMILICPSDVAPVKMRIFNNDGSEGKNCGNGLRCVAKYAYEKKLVHDKTFKIETLSGLVEATVQESETGEVNIVTVDMGVPRLSRDQIPMQGSEKSEVINEPFPVDGEVYHITTVSMGNPHGIFYVENIEAAPLTTLGPRVEKDERFPESVNVEFVEVVSESELHFRVWERGSGITQACGTGACAAVVASVLNGKTKRGIETTVHLAGGDLFITWTEEGNVLMTGPAETICTGTFFYRS, from the coding sequence ATGCAAGCAATTCCATTTACTAAAATGCACGGATTAGGAAACAACTATATATACGTTGATATGTTTAAAGAAAATTTAAAGGAAGAAGAATTGAGTGATATTGCGATCGCCGTTTCTTCTATTTATACAGGAATTGGATCAGACGGAATGATTTTAATTTGTCCATCTGATGTGGCTCCAGTTAAAATGCGTATTTTTAATAATGATGGCTCAGAAGGAAAAAATTGTGGCAATGGTTTAAGATGTGTTGCTAAATACGCGTATGAAAAAAAGCTCGTTCATGATAAGACATTTAAAATTGAAACTCTTTCCGGTTTAGTAGAAGCAACCGTACAAGAATCAGAAACTGGGGAAGTTAACATAGTAACGGTAGATATGGGAGTTCCGCGGTTAAGTCGTGACCAAATACCAATGCAGGGCAGTGAAAAATCCGAAGTGATTAATGAACCTTTTCCTGTTGATGGGGAAGTTTATCACATTACGACTGTTTCCATGGGGAATCCTCACGGTATTTTTTATGTAGAAAATATTGAAGCTGCCCCACTCACTACGTTAGGGCCTAGAGTAGAAAAAGATGAACGTTTTCCCGAAAGTGTAAACGTTGAATTTGTGGAAGTAGTGTCTGAATCAGAGCTTCACTTTAGAGTATGGGAGCGTGGTTCCGGAATTACACAAGCATGCGGAACAGGAGCGTGTGCCGCAGTCGTAGCCTCCGTTTTAAACGGTAAAACAAAAAGAGGGATAGAAACAACCGTACACCTTGCAGGTGGTGACCTATTCATTACGTGGACAGAAGAAGGAAACGTACTAATGACAGGACCAGCAGAAACTATTTGTACAGGTACTTTTTTTTACCGTTCGTAA
- a CDS encoding NupC/NupG family nucleoside CNT transporter, which produces MTNILWGLLGIVVVFAIAFLLSEHKRSIKLRTIIGGLAIQLIFAFIVLKWELGRQAFLKLSNGVQHIIDYAFEGVGFLFGALGDAGSPTGFVFAFQVLTIIIFFSSLISVLYYLGIMQWIIRLLGGALSKLLGTSRTESLSASANIFVGQTEAPLVIRPYIGGLTRSELFAVMTGGLASVAGSVLFGYAMLGVPLEYLLAASFMAAPGGLIMAKIMLPETEKPVDQVGKEIEEAEEDKATNLVDAAARGASDGLKLALNVGAMLLAFIALIALVNGFLGWIGGLFGATNFSLDFILGYLFSPLAFVIGIPWSEAVAAGNLIGQKLVLNEFVAYSTFSTQLDLFSEKSVAIISFALCGFANLSSLAILLGGLGSLAPNRRPDIAKLGMKAIIAGTLANLLSAAIAGMIIFS; this is translated from the coding sequence ATGACTAACATCTTATGGGGATTATTAGGAATCGTAGTTGTTTTCGCGATAGCATTTTTACTATCTGAACATAAACGTTCCATAAAGTTACGTACAATTATAGGGGGATTAGCAATACAGCTAATTTTCGCATTTATCGTACTAAAATGGGAATTAGGTAGACAAGCATTTTTAAAGCTTTCAAACGGAGTCCAACATATTATTGACTATGCGTTTGAAGGGGTAGGCTTTTTATTTGGTGCTTTAGGAGACGCTGGTTCTCCAACAGGTTTCGTTTTTGCGTTCCAAGTATTAACTATTATCATATTCTTTTCATCATTAATTTCTGTTTTATATTACTTAGGAATTATGCAATGGATTATCCGTCTATTAGGTGGGGCATTATCAAAACTTTTAGGTACTAGTAGAACTGAGTCTTTATCTGCTTCCGCAAACATTTTCGTCGGACAAACGGAAGCTCCGTTAGTAATTCGTCCTTACATTGGTGGACTAACTAGATCAGAACTATTTGCTGTAATGACAGGTGGACTTGCATCGGTTGCTGGTTCTGTATTATTCGGATATGCAATGTTAGGAGTTCCACTGGAATACTTGCTAGCTGCAAGCTTTATGGCAGCACCAGGTGGGTTAATTATGGCAAAAATTATGCTTCCAGAAACGGAAAAGCCCGTTGACCAAGTTGGCAAAGAAATTGAGGAAGCTGAAGAAGATAAGGCAACGAACTTAGTAGATGCAGCGGCACGTGGAGCATCAGATGGATTAAAGCTAGCGTTAAACGTTGGTGCAATGTTATTAGCTTTTATCGCATTAATCGCTCTAGTTAATGGTTTCTTAGGGTGGATTGGAGGTTTATTTGGCGCAACAAACTTCTCTCTAGACTTTATTTTAGGTTACCTATTCTCACCATTAGCATTTGTAATAGGTATTCCGTGGAGTGAAGCAGTAGCGGCGGGTAACTTAATTGGACAAAAGCTTGTATTAAACGAATTTGTCGCTTACTCCACTTTCTCCACTCAATTAGACTTATTTAGTGAGAAATCCGTTGCTATCATTTCTTTTGCACTTTGTGGATTCGCAAACCTTTCTTCCTTAGCGATTTTATTAGGCGGACTTGGAAGTTTAGCACCAAACCGTCGTCCTGACATCGCAAAATTAGGAATGAAAGCAATTATTGCAGGTACTTTAGCAAACCTTTTAAGTGCAGCAATTGCCGGCATGATTATATTCTCATAA
- a CDS encoding YuzB family protein has translation MKPIVEFCVSNLASGAQKAREQLEKDPNLDIVEYGCLGYCGKCFQSMFALVNGDVVKGDTADQLIENIYKYIDENPLF, from the coding sequence ATGAAGCCAATCGTAGAGTTTTGTGTAAGTAATTTGGCTAGTGGAGCTCAAAAGGCACGCGAACAGCTAGAAAAAGATCCAAATTTAGATATAGTGGAATATGGATGTCTAGGTTATTGTGGGAAATGTTTCCAGTCAATGTTTGCATTAGTGAATGGAGATGTTGTAAAAGGAGACACAGCTGACCAATTAATTGAAAATATATATAAATATATAGATGAAAACCCGCTATTTTAA